Proteins found in one Megalobrama amblycephala isolate DHTTF-2021 linkage group LG5, ASM1881202v1, whole genome shotgun sequence genomic segment:
- the fam161b gene encoding protein FAM161B produces MDQMTLISPTLDFSRSEEGDNVHVSESLLSFKEDRKKSELSLEVHLEALKAKRKQQLENLELQHQTGLEKRVLQNSLLTSSTEWILKTNILQQNISDHDGRNSEKRKHRSSKVILRNFTTSGIKPPRSTGTNPQGTVTERQRKPLPQDSQKAKEEAELVECQKQFRVAPVPEHVSKPLYNDLIHEQERLRKEGRELRRDFLLTMQKPFRFHKREEKKQERLKEDKSEKTQAVCVRKPIPKAVSDPKFPEQLKEQEQQRKIRIHLRAQETLKASSAPIQRKEASPDSQSRSAQKSKNKMLGYLDQKLSFRPKTNAAVPDFDKLYQAFQQKAMETAERRDVTQCKPFQLRTSALQPRHRSPENPQKSTDKMNLKRSSSFGGLTSLSMDTLPTYITDAARKRSMAVRRSLELKDLKEQENAEWMKQHRIKSQAMSRAVAMRAKAMDPHKSLKEVYQEKLKQHRQADLDRMKDYQKELKEIKSRVTARPYLFEQVSQENAKNNVERRYKNTLEQAGLDENFVRSKGESSKANHVDNDSVNEDHYSTESETQKSAGSGEDSVTNEEEKEGNVETIEEELC; encoded by the exons ATGGATCAGATGACATTG ATCTCTCCCACTTTAGATTTCTCTAGATCTGAAGAGGGAGACAATGTGCACGTTTCGGAAAGCCTGCTGTCCTTCAAGGAGGACAGGAAGAAGTCTGAACTATCTCTTGAAGTGCATTTGGAGGCTCTGAAGGCCAAACGCAAGCAGCAGCTGGAGAATTTGGAGCTTCAGCACCAGACTGGGCTGGAGAAGAGGGTCCTGCAGAACTCACTGCTCACCAGCAGCACTGAGTGGATACTGAAAACAAATATACTGCAGCAGAACATCAGCGATCATGATGGCCGAAACTCTGAGAAACGCAAACACCGCAG CTCAAAGGTGATTCTGCGGAATTTTACCACAAGTGGAATCAAGCCACCAAGATCTACTGGAACGAATCCCCAGGGAACGGtgacagagagacagaggaaGCCTCTCCCCCAAGATTCACAGAAAGCCAAAGAGGAGGCAGAACTGGTTGAGTGTCAGAAACAGTTTCGTGTTGCTCCCGTCCCTGAGCACGTCTCTAAGCCTCTTTATAATGACCTCATCCATGAACAAGAGCGCTTGAGGAAGGAAGGTCGTGAGCTGAGGAGAGATTTCCTCTTGACCATGCAGAAGCCCTTCAGGTTCCACAAGAGGGAGGAGAAGAAGCAAGAGAGGCTGAAGGAGGATAAAAGTGAAAAAACACAAGCAGTTTGTGTGAGGAAACCTATACCCAAAGCAGTCTCAGACCCCAAGTTTCCTGAACAGTTGAAAG AACAGGAGCAGCAAAGGAAGATTCGCATTCATCTGAGAGCTCAGGAGACTCTGAAAGCTTCCTCAGCACCCATTCAAAGGAAGGAAGCCAGTCCAGATAGCCAAAGCCGTAGTGCTCAGAAGAGCAAAAACAAGATGCTGGGTTACTTGGACCAGAAGCTGTCCTTCAGACCTAAAACTAACGCTGCCGTACCTGACTTTGACAAGCTCTACCAGGCCTTTCAACAGAAGGCAATGGAGACAGCCGAGAGGAGAGATGTCACTCAGTGTAAACCCTTCCAGCTGCGTACATCTGCACTACAGCCACGCCACAGGAGTCCAGAAAACCCACAG AAATCTACAGACAAAATGAATCTAAAGAGAAGCAGTTCATTTGGTGGCCTGACATCACTGTCTATGGATACTCTTCCAACTTACATAACAGATGCTGCCAGGAAAAGATCCATGGCTGTAAG GAGATCTCTGGAGCTGAAGGACCTCAAAGAGCAGGAGAACGCAGAGTGGATGAAGCAGCACAGAATAAAATCTCAAGCTATGAGCAGGGCAGTGGCAATGAGAGCCAAAGCAATGGACCCCCATAAGAGTCTTAAAGAGGTCTACCAGGAGAAACTCAAACAGCATCG GCAAGCTGATCTGGACAGAATGAAAGATTATCAAAAAGAGCTGAAGGAAATCAAATCACGAGTGACAGCTCGCCCGTACCTCTTTGAGCAGGTGTCGCAG GAAAATGCCAAGAATAATGTTGAACGCAGATATAAGAATACTTTGGAACAAGCAGGTTTGGATGAAAATTTCGTGAGATCAAAGGGAGAATCAAGTAAGGCCAACCATGTGGACAATGACTCTGTGAATGAGGATCATTACAGCACTGAGAGCGAAACCCAGAAGAG TGCAGGAAGTGGGGAAGACAGTGTCACAAATGAGGAGGAAAAAGAAGGGAATGTGGAAACCATAGAGGAAGAGTTGTGCTGA
- the coq6 gene encoding ubiquinone biosynthesis monooxygenase COQ6, mitochondrial: MLTLTKARLAVFGIGRQCVAVRALNGTRAVRRGIASSDRDEESSTSENELFDIIISGGGMVGTAMACSLGLDPNLTGKKILLLEAGHKKEMDKVPETYSTRVSSISPGSATLLSGLGAWDHIVNMRCKPYNKMQVWDACSDALITFDKENLQDEMAYIVENDVIVAALTKQLQTLSEHVKVQYRTKVVKYTWPRPYHVSESIPWVQVTLANGKTLHTKLLIGADGPNSMVRREAGIPTVKWNYDQSAVVAVLHLSEPTENNVAWQRFLPTGPIAMLPLSDTESSLVWSTSHQHAEELLQLDEESFVDAINSAFWSNENHSELVETAGSLFRTALSVLMPDSGSARQLPPSVAGIGPKSRVMFPLGMGHATEYIRHRVVLIGDAAHRVHPLAGQGANLGFGDVAYLTQVLSQAAYNGKDLGAMQHLLEFETERQRHNLPMMAAIDLMKRMYSSNAAPMVLLRTFGLQATNALPPLKEQIMAYASK; encoded by the exons ATGCTTACTTTGACGAAAGCGAGGCTAGCTGTGTTCGGGATAGGACGGCAGTGTGTTGCAGTGAGGGCACTCAATGGAACGCGAGCGGTGCGCAGAGGCATCGCGTCCTCCGACCGCGATGAGGAATCCAGCACATCAGAAAACGAGCTCTTTGACATTATAATATCCGGCGGGGGAATGGTGGGCACCGCTATGGCATGTTCAttgg GTTTAGATCCAAATTTAACAGGGAAGAAGATTCTTTTGCTGGAAGCTGGTCACAAAAAAGAGATGGACAAGGTCCCAGAGACCTACAGTACAAGGGTCAGCTCCATCAGTCCAGGCTCAGCAACACTTCTTAGTG GTCTTGGTGCTTGGGACCATATTGTAAATATGAGATGCAAGCCGTATAATAAAATGCAG GTTTGGGATGCTTGTTCAGATGCTCTGATTACATTTGATAAGGAGAATCTGCAAGACGAGATGGCTTACATCGTTGAGAACGACGTCATTGTGGCCGCCCTCACCAAACAGCTGCAGACTCTCTCTG AGCATGTTAAAGTGCAGTACCGAACAAAAGTGGTGAAATACACCTGGCCCCGTCCGTACCATGTCTCTGAGTCCATCCCTTGGGTTCAGGTGACTCTAGCGAATGGAAAGACTCTCCACACCAAACTGTTG ATTGGTGCTGATGGGCCAAACTCAATGGTGCGGAGAGAGGCAGGCATCCCCACGGTCAAATGGAATTACGATCAGTCAGCAGTCGTTGCTGTTCTGCATTTGTCTGAG CCCACAGAAAATAACGTGGCCTGGCAGAGGTTCCTCCCAACCGGCCCCATTGCGATGCTTCCT TTGTCAGACACTGAGAGCTCGCTGGTCTGGTCCACCAGTCATCAGCATGCTGAAGAACTTCTACAGCTGGATGAGGAGAGCTTTGTGGATGCCATTAATTCTGCATTT TGGAGTAATGAGAATCATTCTGAGCTGGTGGAGACTGCTGGCTCTCTGTTCCGGACTGCCCTATCTGTCTTGATGCCTGACAGCGGCTCTGCACGTCAGCTTCCACCTAGCGTTGCAGGCATTGGCCCAAAGAGCCGGGTTATGTTCCCGCTAGGCATGGGTCATGCCACAGAATACATCCGCCACAGAGTGGTACTCATTGG AGATGCTGCACATCGTGTCCATCCTTTAGCGGGCCAAGGTGCCAATCTAGGCTTCGGCGATGTGGCCTATCTCACACAAGTTCTTAGCCAAGCAGCATATAATGGAAAAGACCTTG GAGCCATGCagcacctgttggagtttgagACTGAACGTCAGCGACACAATCTTCCCATGATGGCAGCCATTGACCTCATGAAGAGGATGTATTCCTCTAATGCCGCCCCCATGGTTCTACTGAGAACCTTCGGCCTTCAGGCTACCAACGCACTGCCACCACTTAAA GAGCAGATCATGGCTTACGCCAGCAAGTAA
- the ngb gene encoding neuroglobin has product MEKLSEKDKGLIRDSWESLGKNKVPHGIVMFTRLFELDPALLTLFSYSTNCGVAPECLSSPEFLEHVTKVMLVIDAAVSHLDDLHTLEEFLLNLGRKHQAVGVKTQSFAVVGESLLYMLQSSLGPAYTTPLRQAWLNMYSIVVSAMTRGWAKNGEHKSN; this is encoded by the exons ATGGAGAAACTCTCTGAAAAAGATAAAGGTCTGATCCGGGACAGCTGGGAGAGTCTGGGGAAGAACAAGGTGCCACATGGAATTGTTATGTTCACGAG GTTATTTGAGCTGGATCCAGCACTACTTACACTCTTCAGCTACAGCACAAACTGTGGGGTTGCACCTGAATGCCTGTCCAGCCCAGAGTTCCTCGAGCATGTCACCAAG GTCATGTTAGTGATCGATGCAGCTGTGAGCCATCTTGATGACCTTCATACATTGGAGGAATTCTTGTTGAACCTGGGCAGGAAGCACCAGGCAGTTGGGGTGAAGACCCAGTCCTTTGCT GTGGTTGGAGAGTCCCTGCTCTATATGCTTCAGTCCAGCCTAGGTCCAGCCTACACAACACCACTGCGCCAGGCCTGGCTCAATATGTACAGCATTGTGGTATCAGCCATGACCAGAGGCTGGGCCAAGAATGGTGAACATAAGTCCAACTGA